One genomic segment of Methanothermobacter wolfeii includes these proteins:
- the serB gene encoding phosphoserine phosphatase SerB gives MIKLVVFDLDNVIIDAEAIDEIGKLAGVEEEVMEITEKAMQGDIDFETSIKERVQLLKGTSVEEIKSVAEKLPLMEGAEETIKALKEKGYRVAVISGSFDLVAEPLKDKLGLDYLFCNRLHEEDGVLTGEVSGPLVENSKYDVLCSILEEEGITHKECVAVGDGANDISMIEAVRLGIAFNAKPALKKKADAVVEKKDLREILPIIEKAVESDDKLKELSYDEVMDLKNEYEEKLSSIASERDELNEKAREMKERRDELNSKLRETLNMAVELRDKRNEINAQVEENKKLRDQINQEIRKLEWSSGGRDRIKIENEIKRIDKIIETRVLDINKENELVKTANELRKKLMKIQEDQEVREKAMELKKKSEEYHEKVVSLSEEAQEYHEKMLEYFKKTDEIRKEADEAHEKFLEFRRMASEKHEEFKSTLGEIKQINERINALRSRSRNVKRRADREKNLEEKEKAKEIYEKFKEGKKLSKEELLLLQKHRIV, from the coding sequence TTGATTAAACTTGTAGTTTTTGATCTTGACAATGTCATTATTGATGCCGAAGCCATAGATGAGATAGGTAAACTTGCTGGTGTCGAAGAGGAAGTAATGGAAATCACCGAAAAGGCAATGCAGGGTGATATAGACTTTGAAACCTCCATAAAGGAGAGGGTCCAGCTCCTCAAGGGCACATCAGTTGAAGAGATAAAGTCAGTTGCAGAGAAACTACCACTTATGGAGGGGGCTGAGGAGACCATAAAGGCCCTTAAAGAAAAGGGATATCGTGTCGCGGTTATAAGCGGAAGCTTTGACCTTGTGGCAGAACCCCTGAAGGATAAACTGGGCCTCGACTACCTCTTCTGTAACAGGCTCCATGAAGAAGACGGTGTCCTCACCGGTGAAGTGAGCGGACCCCTGGTGGAAAACTCAAAGTATGACGTCCTCTGCAGTATCCTTGAGGAGGAGGGCATAACCCATAAAGAGTGCGTTGCCGTGGGCGACGGTGCCAACGACATATCCATGATAGAGGCTGTGAGGCTGGGAATAGCATTCAATGCAAAGCCCGCCCTCAAGAAGAAGGCTGATGCCGTTGTTGAGAAAAAGGATCTTAGAGAAATACTGCCAATTATTGAAAAAGCTGTAGAGTCTGATGACAAATTGAAGGAACTTAGCTATGATGAAGTGATGGACCTCAAAAACGAGTATGAAGAAAAATTATCATCCATAGCCTCTGAAAGGGATGAACTCAACGAGAAAGCCCGTGAGATGAAGGAGCGCAGGGATGAACTCAACAGCAAGCTCCGAGAAACCCTGAACATGGCCGTTGAATTAAGGGATAAACGTAATGAAATCAATGCCCAGGTTGAAGAAAATAAGAAACTCAGGGACCAGATAAATCAGGAAATAAGGAAACTTGAATGGTCATCAGGGGGCCGTGACAGGATAAAAATTGAGAACGAGATCAAGAGGATAGACAAGATCATTGAAACACGGGTCCTTGACATAAACAAGGAAAACGAGCTTGTTAAAACAGCCAATGAACTTCGTAAAAAGCTCATGAAGATACAGGAAGACCAGGAAGTCCGCGAAAAAGCCATGGAGCTCAAGAAGAAATCCGAGGAGTACCATGAGAAGGTTGTTTCCCTCTCAGAGGAGGCCCAGGAATACCATGAAAAGATGCTGGAGTACTTCAAGAAAACCGATGAGATCCGTAAGGAAGCCGATGAAGCCCATGAAAAATTCCTGGAATTCCGCAGGATGGCCTCAGAGAAGCATGAAGAATTCAAATCAACCCTGGGTGAGATAAAACAGATAAATGAAAGGATCAACGCCCTCAGGTCCAGGTCACGGAATGTTAAAAGAAGGGCTGACAGGGAAAAGAACCTTGAGGAAAAGGAGAAGGCTAAGGAGATATACGAAAAATTCAAAGAGGGTAAAAAACTCTCAAAGGAGGAACTTCTTCTTCTCCAGAAGCACAGGATCGTTTAG
- a CDS encoding TATA-box-binding protein: MTDVDIKIENIVASATLGKSIDLQTVAEALENVDFNREQFPGLVYKLKEPKTAALIFGSGKLVCTGAKSIEDSKKAIKLTVDMMRTMDPDIPEEFEIKIQNIVASANLGKPLNLEAVALGLENTEYEPEQFPGLVYRLDEPKVVLLLFGSGKVVCTGAKSAEDAKLGVEKTRERLAELDLI, translated from the coding sequence TTGACAGATGTGGATATCAAGATAGAAAATATCGTGGCTTCTGCGACTCTTGGAAAATCTATCGATCTTCAAACAGTTGCTGAAGCTCTTGAAAATGTTGATTTTAACAGAGAACAGTTCCCAGGACTGGTATATAAATTAAAGGAGCCTAAAACTGCTGCATTAATATTTGGATCAGGGAAACTCGTGTGCACGGGCGCGAAGTCAATTGAGGACTCAAAGAAGGCCATAAAACTCACCGTGGACATGATGAGGACCATGGACCCTGACATCCCTGAGGAATTTGAGATAAAGATCCAGAACATTGTTGCATCAGCAAATCTGGGCAAACCACTGAATCTTGAAGCCGTTGCCCTTGGACTTGAAAACACAGAATACGAACCTGAACAGTTCCCGGGGCTTGTATACCGCCTTGACGAACCAAAGGTTGTACTCCTCCTATTCGGTTCAGGTAAAGTTGTGTGTACAGGAGCTAAGAGTGCTGAAGACGCTAAACTTGGAGTGGAAAAGACCAGGGAAAGGCTCGCTGAGTTAGATCTGATTTAA
- the cyaB gene encoding class IV adenylate cyclase codes for MIEVEVKARVRDRDELVEKLRSLGAEMTRRDEQRDTYFNSPHRDFARTDEALRIRKTGGRAFITYKGPKIDERSKTRKELEMEVDDPETAAGILEALGFFRAREVIKVRETYRLGDFRASIDTVKGLGTYLEIEAELPEGRDYEGALNEIFGLYRKLGIEEGFERRSYLELLEELR; via the coding sequence TTGATAGAAGTTGAGGTTAAGGCAAGGGTCAGGGACAGGGATGAACTGGTGGAGAAACTGAGGTCACTGGGGGCTGAGATGACCCGGAGGGATGAACAGAGGGACACATACTTCAATTCACCCCACAGGGATTTTGCCAGGACAGATGAGGCCCTCAGAATAAGGAAAACAGGGGGCAGAGCCTTCATAACCTACAAGGGCCCTAAGATCGATGAGAGGAGCAAGACAAGAAAGGAACTTGAAATGGAGGTTGATGACCCTGAAACCGCGGCAGGAATACTTGAGGCCCTGGGATTCTTCAGGGCACGCGAGGTGATCAAGGTCCGTGAAACCTACCGCCTGGGGGATTTCAGGGCGTCCATCGACACCGTGAAGGGCCTTGGAACCTACCTTGAAATAGAGGCAGAACTCCCGGAGGGCAGGGATTATGAAGGAGCACTCAATGAGATCTTCGGTCTCTACAGAAAACTGGGGATTGAGGAGGGATTCGAGAGAAGATCCTACCTTGAACTCCTCGAGGAACTCCGGTGA
- a CDS encoding homocitrate synthase family protein — protein MKYFVSPFNKEAELKFPEKITIYDTTLRDGEQTPGVCLGTDEKLEIARKLDELGIHQIESGFPVVSKQEKISVKAIADEGLNAEILALCRTKKEDIDVAIDCGVDGVITFMATSDLHLKHKLRLTREEALNVCMNSIEYAKDHGLFLAFSAEDATRTDLEFLKQIYRKAEDYGADRVHIADTVGAISPQGMAYLVRELKKEINADIALHCHNDFGMALCNSIAGLVAGGSAVSTTVNGIGERAGNTSLEELIMTLLIIYGVDLGFNISVLYELSRLVEKHTLMKVPENKPIVGKNVFRHESGIHVDAVIEEPLTYEPFLPEMIGHHRRIVLGKHSGCRAVKAKLEEYGIDVTREELCRIVEEVKKNREKGKYINDELFAEIVRSVRGPVDF, from the coding sequence TTGAAATACTTTGTTAGCCCCTTCAATAAAGAAGCTGAGTTAAAGTTTCCTGAAAAGATCACAATTTACGATACAACACTCCGTGACGGGGAGCAGACACCAGGTGTATGTCTCGGGACAGATGAAAAATTGGAGATAGCAAGAAAACTTGATGAACTGGGCATACACCAGATAGAAAGCGGGTTCCCTGTTGTTTCAAAACAGGAAAAGATTTCAGTGAAGGCGATAGCCGATGAGGGTCTCAATGCAGAGATACTTGCACTCTGCAGGACCAAGAAGGAGGATATCGACGTTGCCATTGACTGCGGCGTTGATGGCGTCATAACCTTCATGGCAACCTCTGACCTCCACCTTAAACACAAACTCAGGCTGACAAGGGAGGAGGCCCTAAACGTCTGCATGAACTCAATAGAATACGCAAAGGACCATGGACTCTTCCTGGCATTTTCTGCAGAGGACGCCACAAGGACGGACCTGGAATTCCTGAAGCAGATCTACAGGAAGGCAGAGGATTACGGGGCCGACAGGGTCCATATTGCGGATACCGTGGGTGCCATAAGCCCCCAGGGAATGGCCTACCTCGTACGGGAACTAAAAAAGGAAATAAATGCAGACATAGCCCTCCACTGCCATAACGATTTTGGGATGGCCCTCTGCAATTCAATAGCAGGCCTTGTTGCAGGTGGAAGCGCGGTTTCAACGACCGTTAACGGGATAGGTGAAAGGGCAGGTAACACGTCCCTTGAGGAGCTCATAATGACCCTCCTCATAATCTACGGTGTTGACCTTGGCTTCAACATAAGCGTCCTATACGAGCTCTCAAGGCTTGTTGAGAAGCACACCCTCATGAAGGTCCCTGAGAACAAACCAATAGTCGGAAAGAACGTATTCAGGCATGAATCGGGGATCCATGTGGATGCGGTTATAGAGGAACCGCTGACCTATGAGCCCTTCCTCCCTGAGATGATCGGACATCATCGCAGGATAGTCCTGGGGAAACACTCAGGGTGCCGTGCTGTTAAGGCAAAGCTTGAAGAGTACGGTATAGATGTCACCAGGGAGGAGCTCTGCAGGATAGTTGAAGAGGTCAAGAAGAACCGTGAAAAGGGAAAGTACATCAACGATGAACTCTTCGCTGAGATTGTGAGATCTGTCAGGGGACCCGTTGATTTCTAG
- the hacA gene encoding homoaconitase large subunit: MNMTEKILAEAAGLREVTPGEIIEAGIDLAMTHDGTSPPTIRIFRELMEKGGPERVWDPERIVMVFDHNVPANTIGAAEFQRVAREFAHEQGIRNIYQNAAGICHQVLPEKGFVKPGMVIVGADSHTCTYGAFGAFSTGMGATDMAMVFATGKTWFMVPEAIRVDVTGRLQDNTTAKDVILRIIGELGADGATYRSVEFGGDTIEGMGVAGRMTICNMAVEMGAKNGIMEPNRKILDYVASRTGGKFRVYTSDDDSEYVEEHEFDVSDLQPQVACPHDVDNVKPVEMVEGTHIDEAFLGSCTNGRYEDLKMAADVIGDRKVHEDVRFIVSPASREIYLRALGDGIIETLLRAGAIVCNPGCGPCLGAHMGVLAPGEVSIATTNRNFRGRMGDPSSSVYLANPAVVAESAVNGVISSPQ, encoded by the coding sequence ATGAACATGACCGAGAAGATACTTGCGGAGGCGGCAGGTTTAAGGGAGGTTACCCCCGGGGAGATAATAGAGGCAGGGATTGACCTTGCCATGACCCATGACGGCACATCCCCCCCGACCATCAGAATCTTCAGGGAGCTGATGGAGAAGGGAGGGCCTGAAAGGGTCTGGGACCCCGAGAGGATAGTGATGGTCTTTGACCACAACGTCCCCGCCAACACCATCGGTGCAGCTGAGTTCCAGAGAGTTGCAAGGGAATTCGCCCATGAACAGGGCATAAGGAACATCTACCAGAACGCTGCAGGTATCTGTCACCAGGTACTCCCTGAGAAAGGATTCGTGAAACCCGGCATGGTCATTGTAGGCGCAGACTCCCACACCTGCACCTACGGGGCCTTCGGGGCCTTTTCAACCGGCATGGGGGCAACCGACATGGCCATGGTATTTGCAACCGGAAAAACATGGTTCATGGTACCCGAAGCCATTAGGGTTGATGTTACCGGCAGACTGCAGGATAACACAACAGCCAAGGATGTTATACTCAGGATAATAGGGGAGCTGGGTGCTGACGGTGCAACCTACAGGTCAGTGGAGTTTGGCGGCGACACCATAGAGGGGATGGGTGTTGCAGGGAGGATGACCATCTGCAACATGGCGGTTGAAATGGGTGCCAAGAACGGTATAATGGAGCCAAACAGGAAGATCCTTGATTATGTGGCCTCAAGGACGGGAGGTAAATTCAGGGTCTACACCTCAGATGATGACAGTGAATACGTGGAGGAACATGAATTTGACGTCTCCGACCTCCAGCCCCAGGTGGCGTGCCCCCATGATGTTGACAATGTTAAACCGGTTGAAATGGTTGAAGGGACACATATTGATGAGGCCTTCCTTGGCTCATGCACCAATGGCCGCTATGAGGACCTTAAAATGGCTGCAGATGTGATAGGTGACAGGAAGGTCCATGAGGATGTCCGTTTCATTGTTTCACCCGCTTCACGGGAGATATACCTCAGGGCCCTGGGGGATGGTATCATAGAGACCCTCCTGAGGGCAGGCGCCATAGTATGCAACCCTGGCTGCGGCCCATGCCTGGGTGCCCACATGGGGGTGCTGGCCCCCGGAGAGGTCAGCATAGCAACAACCAACCGCAACTTCAGGGGGAGGATGGGCGACCCATCATCAAGTGTTTACCTTGCAAATCCTGCTGTTGTTGCAGAGTCCGCGGTTAACGGGGTGATCAGCTCCCCCCAATAG
- a CDS encoding chorismate--pyruvate lyase family protein, with protein sequence MNVNVMEEIERIERIMGKLSNTQKILLSTDGSVTTILDVLKGTVTIRTLKQEFEPCSHEIASKLSINPGDTVNHRVVVIGNREPLIHAVSYIPLSRLDDEFREDLIRADIPIGRILKKHRIESRREIEVIDVENPAPQLVKIFGTDSPMLTRTYNIIHDDEVLIRIKETFPFEWFREEF encoded by the coding sequence ATGAATGTGAATGTCATGGAGGAGATTGAACGCATTGAGAGGATCATGGGAAAACTCTCAAACACCCAGAAGATCCTCCTCTCAACCGACGGGTCGGTTACAACAATACTGGATGTGCTGAAGGGCACGGTAACCATAAGGACACTCAAGCAGGAATTCGAGCCATGCAGTCATGAAATCGCATCCAAACTCAGTATAAATCCTGGGGACACAGTTAACCACAGGGTGGTTGTTATAGGGAACAGGGAACCCCTTATACATGCGGTGTCATACATACCCCTATCAAGGCTTGATGATGAATTCAGGGAGGACCTTATAAGGGCCGACATACCCATTGGAAGGATACTCAAGAAGCACAGGATCGAGTCGAGGAGGGAGATTGAGGTTATAGACGTTGAAAACCCCGCCCCCCAGCTTGTTAAGATATTTGGAACGGATTCCCCAATGCTCACAAGGACCTATAACATCATCCATGATGATGAGGTCCTCATAAGGATAAAGGAGACGTTTCCCTTTGAGTGGTTCAGGGAGGAGTTTTAG
- the fen gene encoding flap endonuclease-1, producing the protein MGVKLKDIVSPRKIGFDDLRGRIVAVDAANSIYQFLSSIRQRDGTPLMDREGRVTSHLSGILYRTAAVMEREIKVFYVFDGRSHHLKGSTISKRVEARKKSEVEWKRALEEGDIERARKYAVRSSRMSDDIVEGSKRLLELMGVPYVQAPSEGEAQASFMVRKGDAWAVASQDYDCLLFGAPRVVRNLTLSGKLQEPEIIELEAALKKLSLTREQLVDLAILVGTDFNPGIKGIGPKKGLKLIRERGDIFGVLEEVDGDPGGDPLVLRRIFLEPDVTGDYELKWRKPDREGVLEFLCSEHGFSEERVLSALKKIEKASFTQKSLEEWF; encoded by the coding sequence ATGGGAGTTAAACTTAAGGATATAGTTTCACCCCGGAAGATAGGTTTCGATGACCTCAGGGGCCGCATAGTTGCAGTGGACGCTGCAAACAGCATATACCAGTTTCTATCCAGTATAAGGCAGAGGGATGGCACGCCACTCATGGACCGGGAGGGGCGCGTGACATCGCACCTCAGTGGCATACTCTACAGGACAGCTGCGGTGATGGAGAGGGAGATAAAGGTATTCTATGTCTTTGATGGCAGATCACATCACCTCAAGGGCTCCACCATAAGTAAGAGGGTTGAGGCAAGGAAGAAGTCTGAGGTGGAGTGGAAGAGGGCCCTTGAGGAGGGAGACATTGAAAGGGCAAGGAAATACGCTGTCAGGTCATCAAGGATGTCGGATGATATAGTTGAGGGTTCAAAAAGGTTGCTTGAACTCATGGGGGTGCCCTATGTCCAGGCACCGAGTGAGGGCGAGGCCCAGGCATCATTCATGGTCAGGAAAGGTGATGCATGGGCTGTGGCGTCCCAGGACTATGATTGCCTCCTCTTCGGCGCCCCGAGGGTCGTCAGGAACCTGACCCTCAGCGGAAAACTCCAGGAACCCGAGATAATTGAACTTGAAGCCGCACTTAAAAAACTTTCATTGACAAGGGAACAGCTCGTTGACCTGGCAATACTTGTTGGAACAGATTTTAACCCTGGAATTAAGGGTATAGGTCCAAAGAAGGGTCTTAAACTTATAAGGGAGAGGGGGGACATATTCGGTGTCCTTGAGGAGGTTGACGGGGACCCCGGCGGCGACCCCCTTGTCCTTCGAAGGATCTTCCTTGAACCCGATGTAACAGGGGATTATGAACTTAAATGGAGGAAACCCGACAGGGAGGGGGTCCTGGAGTTCCTCTGCTCCGAACACGGTTTCTCGGAGGAAAGGGTGCTTTCAGCACTTAAAAAGATTGAAAAGGCTTCTTTCACACAGAAAAGCCTTGAGGAGTGGTTCTGA
- a CDS encoding IGHMBP2 family helicase, whose translation MQGTDRIMVKSYIRKLIRLVEMEREAEINAMMNEIRRLSPRKRERIGRAINGLNGKITGRELGFHLVKYGRRDPIETRIGVGDLVLISRGDPLKSDLTGTVAGKGKRFIVVALENVPRWALRNVRIDLYANDITFQRMIDNLKGVNKNILKVLGLILDKDKPAPTRRVDFEAIDCELNSSQKEAISRALGSDDFFLIHGPFGTGKTRTLHELIRQEVRRGSRVLVTAESNAAVDNLLDGIAEDVECVRLGHPQRVSERNIRETLAYKLENHPDYRMVIEKQERIDKLVEEREKHHKPTPQLRRGLSDTQILLNATKRRGARGISPNVMISMARWIEVNQKIDRLHRELEELETEIANRIIRESQVVLSTNSSAALEYIDNVSFDLAVVDEASQATIPSILIPLGRAPRFILAGDHKQLPPTILNQEASELESTLFEELITRYPDKSWMLNCQYRMHPDIMEFPSREFYSGNIRAHPSLEGLSVTDILRSGGEEGELQGMLADPHRPVLFIDTSRLEAPEERLKGSTSIRNPVEADLAVIIAGAFMGMGAGSSDIGIITPYDDQVELISSMTPVEVNTVDGFQGREKEIIIISMVRSNSRGSIGFLRDLRRLNVSLTRVRRKLLIIGDTETLCTHPSYRRLVEFCRRRGFLEKPGPGDVRNWSP comes from the coding sequence ATGCAGGGGACTGATAGGATCATGGTGAAATCATACATCAGAAAACTCATCAGGCTAGTTGAAATGGAGAGGGAAGCCGAGATAAACGCCATGATGAATGAGATCCGGAGGCTCTCCCCCAGGAAGCGCGAAAGGATAGGCAGGGCTATAAATGGCCTGAACGGTAAGATAACTGGGCGTGAACTTGGATTTCACCTTGTGAAGTATGGTAGGAGGGACCCCATAGAGACAAGGATAGGTGTGGGTGACCTTGTTCTGATAAGCCGGGGAGACCCCCTCAAAAGCGACCTCACAGGTACCGTTGCAGGGAAGGGTAAACGGTTCATTGTGGTGGCCCTTGAGAATGTGCCCAGGTGGGCCCTCAGGAACGTGCGCATCGACCTCTACGCCAATGACATAACATTCCAGAGGATGATCGATAACCTCAAGGGTGTTAATAAGAACATCCTGAAGGTACTGGGCCTCATCCTTGATAAGGATAAACCTGCCCCCACCAGGAGGGTTGACTTCGAGGCCATTGACTGTGAACTTAACAGTTCCCAGAAGGAAGCCATCAGCAGAGCCCTTGGTTCAGATGACTTCTTCCTCATCCACGGGCCCTTCGGAACGGGTAAAACCAGGACCCTCCATGAACTCATAAGGCAGGAAGTCAGAAGGGGCTCAAGGGTCCTTGTTACGGCCGAGAGCAACGCTGCAGTGGACAACCTCCTGGATGGAATCGCGGAGGATGTTGAGTGCGTGCGCCTCGGACACCCCCAGAGGGTCTCTGAGAGGAACATAAGGGAGACCCTTGCCTATAAACTCGAAAATCATCCGGACTACAGGATGGTCATTGAAAAACAGGAGCGAATAGATAAACTGGTGGAGGAGCGTGAAAAACATCACAAACCAACACCACAGCTCAGGAGGGGCCTCAGTGACACCCAGATACTCCTTAACGCAACCAAGAGGAGGGGTGCCAGGGGCATCTCACCAAACGTTATGATCTCAATGGCAAGGTGGATAGAGGTCAACCAGAAGATAGACAGGCTTCACAGGGAACTTGAAGAGCTTGAAACAGAGATTGCCAACCGGATAATCAGGGAAAGTCAGGTTGTCCTATCAACCAATTCATCTGCAGCCCTTGAATACATTGATAATGTCAGTTTTGACCTTGCCGTTGTTGATGAGGCATCCCAGGCCACCATACCGAGCATACTCATACCCCTGGGACGTGCGCCTAGATTCATACTTGCAGGTGACCATAAACAGCTCCCTCCGACGATACTGAACCAGGAAGCATCAGAACTGGAAAGTACCCTCTTTGAGGAACTGATCACCAGGTACCCTGATAAATCATGGATGCTTAACTGCCAGTACCGGATGCACCCTGATATAATGGAGTTTCCCAGCAGGGAGTTCTATTCAGGCAACATAAGGGCCCATCCATCCCTTGAAGGATTATCTGTGACCGACATCCTCAGGAGTGGGGGGGAAGAGGGGGAGCTCCAGGGGATGCTTGCGGATCCTCACCGGCCGGTCCTCTTCATTGACACATCCAGACTCGAAGCCCCTGAAGAGAGGCTGAAGGGTTCGACATCCATAAGGAACCCTGTTGAGGCTGACCTTGCGGTTATAATTGCAGGGGCATTCATGGGGATGGGCGCCGGGTCATCGGATATCGGTATAATCACCCCCTACGATGACCAGGTGGAACTCATATCATCCATGACCCCTGTGGAGGTGAACACCGTTGACGGGTTCCAGGGAAGGGAAAAGGAGATAATCATAATTTCGATGGTCAGGAGTAACAGTAGGGGGTCCATAGGTTTCCTCAGAGATCTTAGAAGGCTTAATGTTTCACTTACACGTGTAAGGAGGAAACTGCTGATAATAGGTGACACTGAAACCCTCTGCACCCATCCATCCTACAGGAGGCTTGTTGAGTTCTGCAGGAGAAGGGGCTTCCTTGAAAAGCCAGGGCCCGGCGATGTGAGGAACTGGAGTCCCTGA
- a CDS encoding DUF2119 domain-containing protein, with translation MGFFRLINRGPGPVRLFIGGVHGREGLTTIRALKRLRFSDIETGKLVIYNCNTSNYLSTLDPSYYESRQGREIMGLIKEYRPSTYLEAHCYRDESYHDLTDPSRKLKRGVPPLIELERGVLIGSVSPHIRKKLFRREDICLTVEIPCFRDSEEWYRQLEVYVEFMRIVASSRDRDELENRLGRKYPHQVETARRYAREFFGEYPPF, from the coding sequence TTGGGCTTTTTCAGACTCATAAACAGGGGTCCTGGCCCTGTAAGATTATTCATTGGAGGTGTCCATGGAAGGGAGGGCCTCACAACCATAAGGGCCCTTAAAAGGCTCCGTTTCAGCGACATTGAAACCGGTAAACTGGTAATATACAACTGCAACACAAGTAACTACCTGAGCACCCTTGACCCCTCCTACTACGAAAGCAGACAGGGCCGTGAGATAATGGGGCTCATAAAGGAATACAGGCCATCAACCTACCTTGAAGCCCACTGCTACCGGGATGAAAGCTACCATGACCTCACGGATCCATCAAGAAAACTTAAAAGGGGTGTTCCACCCCTCATAGAACTTGAGAGGGGTGTTCTGATAGGATCGGTGTCACCCCACATAAGGAAGAAGCTCTTCAGAAGGGAGGATATCTGCCTCACGGTTGAGATTCCATGCTTCAGGGACTCTGAGGAATGGTACAGGCAGTTAGAGGTTTATGTTGAATTCATGAGGATCGTTGCATCATCCAGAGACCGTGACGAGCTTGAGAATCGACTTGGAAGGAAATACCCCCACCAGGTTGAAACCGCCAGGAGGTATGCAAGGGAATTCTTCGGGGAATACCCTCCCTTCTAA
- the ahcY gene encoding adenosylhomocysteinase, which produces MPYKVKDISLAPQGEKKIRWVQEHMPVLERIKKEFIEEKPFRGITVASCLHLEPKTINLGLTLMAGGAEVAMTGCNPLSTQDDATAAGAEMGLNMYGWRGENNEEYYENIHRVLDHEPDILIDDGADMIFLVHRERRELLENIRGACEETTTGIHRLKAMAADGALEFPVMAVNDAYTKYLFDNRYGTGQSTFDSIMGTTNMLIAGKTVVVCGYGWCGRGIAMRADGLGANVIVTEVDPIRALEARMDGFRVMKVSEAVKHADILITATGNTDVVAADEFREMKDGCIMANSGHFNVEINRQDLERLSKDVKKVKEDIEAFIMPDGRKIYLLAEGRLVNLASERGQGHPAEIMDMSFAMQALSARHLLEEKMDPGVYRAHDEIDMTVARMKLDAMGIEIDELTDKQIRYLENWEEGT; this is translated from the coding sequence ATGCCATATAAGGTTAAAGACATTTCACTGGCCCCGCAGGGTGAGAAAAAGATCCGCTGGGTTCAGGAACACATGCCTGTACTTGAAAGGATAAAGAAAGAATTCATTGAGGAAAAACCCTTCAGGGGGATCACAGTAGCCTCCTGCCTCCACCTTGAACCAAAGACCATTAACCTTGGACTGACCCTCATGGCGGGTGGTGCCGAGGTTGCTATGACAGGATGCAACCCCCTCTCCACCCAGGACGATGCAACGGCTGCCGGTGCAGAGATGGGCCTGAACATGTACGGGTGGCGCGGGGAGAACAATGAAGAGTACTATGAAAACATACACAGGGTCCTTGACCATGAACCCGACATCCTCATAGATGATGGTGCCGACATGATATTCCTTGTCCACAGGGAACGTCGTGAGCTGCTTGAAAATATCAGGGGGGCTTGTGAGGAGACAACAACCGGTATACACCGCCTGAAGGCCATGGCAGCAGACGGTGCCCTTGAGTTTCCGGTGATGGCAGTCAACGATGCCTACACCAAGTACCTCTTTGACAACCGTTACGGTACCGGTCAGTCCACCTTTGACTCCATAATGGGCACCACCAACATGCTGATAGCCGGTAAGACCGTGGTGGTGTGCGGTTATGGATGGTGCGGCCGCGGAATAGCCATGAGGGCTGATGGACTGGGAGCGAACGTCATAGTGACAGAGGTGGACCCTATAAGGGCTCTTGAAGCCCGCATGGATGGTTTCAGGGTCATGAAGGTCTCAGAGGCCGTTAAACACGCAGACATCCTGATAACTGCAACAGGAAACACTGACGTTGTTGCAGCAGATGAGTTCAGGGAGATGAAGGACGGCTGTATAATGGCAAACTCAGGGCACTTCAACGTGGAAATAAACCGTCAGGACCTTGAAAGACTATCAAAGGATGTTAAGAAGGTTAAAGAGGATATTGAAGCCTTCATAATGCCTGATGGTCGTAAAATTTATCTTCTGGCAGAGGGGAGGCTCGTCAACCTTGCCTCGGAGCGAGGCCAGGGCCACCCTGCAGAGATAATGGACATGAGCTTTGCGATGCAGGCATTATCCGCCAGGCACCTCCTTGAGGAGAAGATGGACCCAGGCGTCTACAGGGCACATGATGAGATAGACATGACGGTAGCCAGGATGAAACTTGATGCCATGGGTATAGAAATCGATGAACTGACGGATAAACAGATCAGATACCTTGAAAACTGGGAAGAGGGGACATAG